One window of the Saccopteryx bilineata isolate mSacBil1 chromosome 2, mSacBil1_pri_phased_curated, whole genome shotgun sequence genome contains the following:
- the CMKLR1 gene encoding chemerin-like receptor 1 isoform X2, whose protein sequence is MEYKDYNTSYSYDDDYFDDFDPIMVMEEFHPSKSSVFTILLVVVYSVICFLGILGNGLVIFITTCKMKKTVNTVWFLNLATADFLFNVFLPIHITYAAMDYHWVFGTAMCKISNFLLIHNMFTSVFLLTVISFDRCVSVLFPVWSQNHRSIRLAYVACVVIWLLAFFLSSPSLVFRDTAFKHGRISCFNNFSLSADSSSPSLAHSEMDRVVFSRHVAVNVTRFLCGFLIPVLIITACYFTIVCKLRRNRLAKSKKPFKIIVTIIITFFLCWCPFHTLFLLELYHTSVPQSVFSLGLPLATAIAIANSCMNPILYVFMGQDFKKFKVALFSRLVNALSEDTGHSSYPSHRSFTKMSSINERSLMNEKETGML, encoded by the coding sequence ATGGAGTACAAGGATTACAACACCTCCTACTCCTATGATGATGACTATTTTGACGATTTTGACCCCATCATGGTCATGGAGGAGTTTCATCCCTCAAAAAGCAGTGTGTTCACGATCTTACTAGTGGTGGTCTACAGCGTCATCTGTTTCCTCGGTATCCTGGGCAACGGCTTGGTGATCTTCATCACCACCTGCAAGATGAAGAAGACGGTGAACACCGTCTGGTTTCTCAACTTAGCCACCGCAGATTTCCTGTTCAACGTCTTCCTCCCGATCCACATCACCTACGCTGCCATGGACTACCACTGGGTTTTTGGGACGGCCATGTGCAAGATCAGCAACTTCCTGCTCATTCACAACATGTTCACCAGCGTCTTCCTGTTGACTGTCATCAGCTTTGACCGCTGCGTCTCTGTGCTCTTCCCTGTCTGGTCCCAGAACCATCGCAGCATCCGGCTGGCCTACGTGGCCTGCGTGGTTATCTGGCTCCTGGCCTTCTTCTTGAGTTCCCCGTCCCTGGTGTTCCGGGACACAGCCTTTAAGCACGGGAGGATATCCTGCTTCAACAACTTCAGCCTATCAGCGGATAGCTCTTCCCCGTCGCTCGCTCACTCCGAAATGGACCGTGTAGTGTTCAGCCGGCACGTGGCGGTGAACGTCACGCGCTTCCTCTGCGGCTTTCTGATCCCGGTCCTCATCATCACAGCCTGCTACTTCACCATCGTCTGCAAGCTCCGGCGCAACCGCCTGGCCAAGAGCAAGAAGCCCTTCAAAATCATCGTGACCATCATCATCACTTTCTTCCTTTGCTGGTGCCCCTTCCACACCCTCTTCCTCCTGGAACTCTATcacacctctgtgcctcagtccgTCTTCAGCTTGGGTTTGCCCCTGGCCACTGCCATCGCCATCGCCAACAGCTGCATGAACCCCATTCTGTATGTCTTCATGGGTCAGGACTTCAAGAAGTTCAAGGTAGCCCTCTTCTCCCGCCTGGTCAATGCTCTGAGTGAAGACACCGGCCACTCCTCTTACCCCAGTCACAGGAGCTTTACCAAGATGTCATCAATAAACGAGAGGTCTTTGATGAACGAGAAGGAGACCGGCATGCTCTGA
- the CMKLR1 gene encoding chemerin-like receptor 1 isoform X1 produces MRMEYKDYNTSYSYDDDYFDDFDPIMVMEEFHPSKSSVFTILLVVVYSVICFLGILGNGLVIFITTCKMKKTVNTVWFLNLATADFLFNVFLPIHITYAAMDYHWVFGTAMCKISNFLLIHNMFTSVFLLTVISFDRCVSVLFPVWSQNHRSIRLAYVACVVIWLLAFFLSSPSLVFRDTAFKHGRISCFNNFSLSADSSSPSLAHSEMDRVVFSRHVAVNVTRFLCGFLIPVLIITACYFTIVCKLRRNRLAKSKKPFKIIVTIIITFFLCWCPFHTLFLLELYHTSVPQSVFSLGLPLATAIAIANSCMNPILYVFMGQDFKKFKVALFSRLVNALSEDTGHSSYPSHRSFTKMSSINERSLMNEKETGML; encoded by the exons ATG AGAATGGAGTACAAGGATTACAACACCTCCTACTCCTATGATGATGACTATTTTGACGATTTTGACCCCATCATGGTCATGGAGGAGTTTCATCCCTCAAAAAGCAGTGTGTTCACGATCTTACTAGTGGTGGTCTACAGCGTCATCTGTTTCCTCGGTATCCTGGGCAACGGCTTGGTGATCTTCATCACCACCTGCAAGATGAAGAAGACGGTGAACACCGTCTGGTTTCTCAACTTAGCCACCGCAGATTTCCTGTTCAACGTCTTCCTCCCGATCCACATCACCTACGCTGCCATGGACTACCACTGGGTTTTTGGGACGGCCATGTGCAAGATCAGCAACTTCCTGCTCATTCACAACATGTTCACCAGCGTCTTCCTGTTGACTGTCATCAGCTTTGACCGCTGCGTCTCTGTGCTCTTCCCTGTCTGGTCCCAGAACCATCGCAGCATCCGGCTGGCCTACGTGGCCTGCGTGGTTATCTGGCTCCTGGCCTTCTTCTTGAGTTCCCCGTCCCTGGTGTTCCGGGACACAGCCTTTAAGCACGGGAGGATATCCTGCTTCAACAACTTCAGCCTATCAGCGGATAGCTCTTCCCCGTCGCTCGCTCACTCCGAAATGGACCGTGTAGTGTTCAGCCGGCACGTGGCGGTGAACGTCACGCGCTTCCTCTGCGGCTTTCTGATCCCGGTCCTCATCATCACAGCCTGCTACTTCACCATCGTCTGCAAGCTCCGGCGCAACCGCCTGGCCAAGAGCAAGAAGCCCTTCAAAATCATCGTGACCATCATCATCACTTTCTTCCTTTGCTGGTGCCCCTTCCACACCCTCTTCCTCCTGGAACTCTATcacacctctgtgcctcagtccgTCTTCAGCTTGGGTTTGCCCCTGGCCACTGCCATCGCCATCGCCAACAGCTGCATGAACCCCATTCTGTATGTCTTCATGGGTCAGGACTTCAAGAAGTTCAAGGTAGCCCTCTTCTCCCGCCTGGTCAATGCTCTGAGTGAAGACACCGGCCACTCCTCTTACCCCAGTCACAGGAGCTTTACCAAGATGTCATCAATAAACGAGAGGTCTTTGATGAACGAGAAGGAGACCGGCATGCTCTGA